The Papaver somniferum cultivar HN1 chromosome 3, ASM357369v1, whole genome shotgun sequence genome includes a region encoding these proteins:
- the LOC113361281 gene encoding protein FAM186A-like → MDFSDSDKKVSSGPSPPSSHEFYSPGSEGSDKKPSAPSSLSAVGQSSDAPPSPLVATAPSSPLVAAQSAEEHSSEGSLSDKETERQHSSSADSSLPNTGNVGGSSNSRIERSLISSMPHSSKRPGVELADVVDKRKKVADVVKSYGQDPKAATAMLMGISEDRLPPQSAEVMRLCADLSPEVRKQLYIDSSPEVREQLYVDLTPEVREQLYTDLTPEVMQQLRSDLKPQVIGQLNVDLTPKMIKSLTPKVEADLHRDLTPKVEAELRIYLADKLGERCRVG, encoded by the exons ATGGACTTTTCGGATTCGGATAagaaagtttcgtctggaccTTCTCCCCCTTCTTCCCATGAGTTTTACTCTCCAGGTTCTGAAGGTTCAGATAAGAAACCATCTGCACCATCCTCTCTTTCAGCAGTGGGGCAATCTTCTGATGCACCACCCTCTCCTTTAGTAGCAACTGCACCATCCTCTCCTCTAGTAGCAGCGCAATCTGCTGAAGAGCATTCTTCAGAAGGTTCTCTCTCTGACAAAGAAACAGAAAGACAGCATTCCTCTTCTGCTGATTCATCCTTGCCTAACACAGGAAATGTTGGTGGTTCATCAAACTCCCGTATCGAGCGTTCATTGATTTCTTCCATGCCTCACTCGTCAAAGAGGCCTGGGGTTGAGCTTGCTGATGTG GTAGACAAAAGGAAGAAAGTGGCAGATGTTGTTAAATCGTATGGGCAGGATCCTAAAGCTGCAACAGCTATGCTAATGGGGATCTCTGAAGATCGACTTCCACCTCAATCTGCAGAGGTGATGCGCCTGTGTGCTGATTTGAGTCCCGAGGTGAGGAAGCAGCTGTATATTGATTCAAGTCCTGAGGTGAGGGAGCAGTTGTATGTTGATTTAACTCCCGAGGTGAGGGAGCAGCTGTATACTGACTTAACTCCCGAGGTGATGCAGCAGTTGCGTAGTGATTTAAAACCCCAGGTGATAGGCCAGCTTAATGTTGATTTAACTCCTAAGATGATTAAGAGTTTAACCCCCAAGGTGGAAGCAGACCTGCATAGGGATTTAACCCCCAAGGTGGAGGCGGAGTTGCGTATCTATTTAGCTGACAAGCTGGGGGAAAGGTGCAGAGTTGGTTGA
- the LOC113356214 gene encoding uncharacterized protein LOC113356214 isoform X2 yields the protein MMMSREKGNVNINEEQNESKKIVKEIDDEPHLPQELIIENILTRLPARILGVFSCVSKVPMNEHQYVEVDHHLLEFKGYPCVARSEKIIINNRYHRHQCIAQRRFCRCCFKVHLYILKNKLQQVWEKEMSFDIQMEEGSLPVPFCCYCGTTASSTTATDATTTPPPTRMLSFSDQVILYWFNGTYLVFYNLQMKHFEVVNCCNEENRAVFEVKMKGIPGRRRIGEDDRIYSPYMDYQLHAQVENILSLKTFIPEGGTCKLVDGYHGFQTYVEQNIPTGWLCTGKDRSTLKYYIYV from the exons ATGATGATGTCGAGAGAGAAAGGAAATGTAAATATCAATGAAGAACAGAACGAGAGTAAGAAAATAGTGAAAGAAATAGATGATGAACCACATCTTCCCCAGGAATTGATtatcgaaaatattctcaccaGATTACCAGCTCGGATTCTAGGCGTGTTCAGCTGCGTCAGTAAG GTCCCGATGAATGAACATCAATATGTCGAAGTTGATCATCATCTTCTGGAATTTAAAGGATATCCTTGTGTTGCACGCTcggaaaagataataataaacaaCAGGTATCATCGCCATCAGTGTATTGCTCAGAGAAGGTTTTGTCGTTGTTGTTTTAAGGTTCATCTGTATATCTTGAAGAACAAGCTCCAGCAAGTGTGGGAAAAGGAGATGTCTTTCGACATTCAGATGGAGGAAGGATCACTACCAGTTCCCTTTTGCTGTTACTGTGGCACTACTGCTTCTTCTACTACTGCTACTGATGCGACTACTACCCCCCCTCCTACACGAATGTTGAGTTTCTCTGATCAGGTGATACTGTATTGGTTTAATGGGACATATCTTGTCTTCTACAATTTGCAAATGAAACATTTTGAGGTGGTAAATTGCTGTAATGAGGAGAATCGTGCTGTTTTTGAAGTTAAGATGAAAGGAATCCCTGGAAGACGCAGGATTGGTGAGGATGATCGTATTTATTCCCCATACATGGATTATCAGCTGCACGCTCAAGTTGAAAACATCCTTTCACTGAAAACCTTCATTCCCGAAGGAGGAACATGTAAGTTGGTGGATGGTtaccacggttttcaaacttatGTGGAACAAAATATCCCCACGGGATGGCTGTGTACGGGAAAAGATCGATCAACACTGAAATATTATATTTATGTTTag
- the LOC113356214 gene encoding uncharacterized protein LOC113356214 isoform X1, producing the protein MSPPPGCSPFPRRMITRTLRDYQREATLCGDNLFWRITNNTSNDNDDKIEMLLAFDIHDEKLQFIHLPIECTQVPMNEHQYVEVDHHLLEFKGYPCVARSEKIIINNRYHRHQCIAQRRFCRCCFKVHLYILKNKLQQVWEKEMSFDIQMEEGSLPVPFCCYCGTTASSTTATDATTTPPPTRMLSFSDQVILYWFNGTYLVFYNLQMKHFEVVNCCNEENRAVFEVKMKGIPGRRRIGEDDRIYSPYMDYQLHAQVENILSLKTFIPEGGTCKLVDGYHGFQTYVEQNIPTGWLCTGKDRSTLKYYIYV; encoded by the coding sequence ATGTCACCACCACCAGGTTGCTCTCCTTTTCCTAGGCGGATGATTACAAGAACTTTGAGAGATTATCAGAGAGAAGCCACCCTTTGTGGGGATAATCTTTTTTGGAGGATAACCAATAATACAAGTAATGATAATGATGATAAGATTGAAATGTTACTCGCATTTGACATCCACGATGAGAAGCTTCAGTTCATTCACCTCCCAATTGAATGCACCCAGGTCCCGATGAATGAACATCAATATGTCGAAGTTGATCATCATCTTCTGGAATTTAAAGGATATCCTTGTGTTGCACGCTcggaaaagataataataaacaaCAGGTATCATCGCCATCAGTGTATTGCTCAGAGAAGGTTTTGTCGTTGTTGTTTTAAGGTTCATCTGTATATCTTGAAGAACAAGCTCCAGCAAGTGTGGGAAAAGGAGATGTCTTTCGACATTCAGATGGAGGAAGGATCACTACCAGTTCCCTTTTGCTGTTACTGTGGCACTACTGCTTCTTCTACTACTGCTACTGATGCGACTACTACCCCCCCTCCTACACGAATGTTGAGTTTCTCTGATCAGGTGATACTGTATTGGTTTAATGGGACATATCTTGTCTTCTACAATTTGCAAATGAAACATTTTGAGGTGGTAAATTGCTGTAATGAGGAGAATCGTGCTGTTTTTGAAGTTAAGATGAAAGGAATCCCTGGAAGACGCAGGATTGGTGAGGATGATCGTATTTATTCCCCATACATGGATTATCAGCTGCACGCTCAAGTTGAAAACATCCTTTCACTGAAAACCTTCATTCCCGAAGGAGGAACATGTAAGTTGGTGGATGGTtaccacggttttcaaacttatGTGGAACAAAATATCCCCACGGGATGGCTGTGTACGGGAAAAGATCGATCAACACTGAAATATTATATTTATGTTTag